The Littorina saxatilis isolate snail1 linkage group LG15, US_GU_Lsax_2.0, whole genome shotgun sequence genome contains a region encoding:
- the LOC138949334 gene encoding coadhesin-like isoform X3, whose protein sequence is MRGVLMLVVVALAIPAVHAATCSYTAYTSCGMFGWSRCTRIRYRSCSHGGWSAWTERSRTGCSKTCGLGHQIVTKVRTCTNPAPSGGGRSCSGSSSISETVSCNIRLCPGEQINGGWSAWNEQSRTACTKSCGTGNQTVTKVRTCTNPAPAHGGRSCVGSSRMQETPSCNTQPCPIDGGWTDWAEQSRTACTKSCGTGNLTVTKVRTCTNPAPAHGGTSCSGSSSMQETLSCNTQPCPIDGGWTDYAEQSRTACTKSCGTGNLTVTKVRTCTNPSPAHGGTSCSGSSSMQEILSCNTQPCPINGGWTDYSEQSRTACTKSCGTGNLTVTKVRTCTNPAPAHGGASCPGSSSMQETPSCNTQPCPIDGGWTDWEDWESTSKCTVMCGSGEKNQTRDRSCTNPEPRYGGSACVGEESENRTIECNTDDCGDLCPDRENTFLTDNDDEEYYYHCVQGDNITVSTKAILRKCSEDTVWSPSMKNCVHKTDDSSTTPSPTPSCTDGARRADPVNCTFYLWCVGGSEIQYACAAGTKFDNSIGTCNTASLVSCEPTNGK, encoded by the exons ATGAGAGGAGTGTTGATGCTGGTTGTGGTGGCTTTGGCCATCCCAGCTGTCCATGCCGCCAC GTGCAGTTACACTGCCTATACTAGTTGCGGCATGTTCGGGTGGAGTCGGTGtacgag GATACGCTACCGCTCCTGTT CGCACGGTGGATGGTCGGCATGGACCGAGCGGTCCCGTACAGGTTGCAGTAAGACATGTGGACTCGGACACCAGATCGTCACCAAAGTGCGCACGTGCACCAACCCAGCTCCTTCCGGTGGTGGACGTTCCTGTTCCGGTTCGAGCAGTATATCGGAAACGGTCAGCTGCAACATCCGATTGTGTCCTGGTGAGCAAA TTAACGGTGGATGGTCGgcctggaacgagcaatcccgtACAGCTTGCACAAAATCATGCGGAACCGGAAACCAGACCGTGACCAAAGTGCGCACGTGCACCAACCCCGCTCCTGCCCATGGCGGCCGTTCCTGTGTCGGTTCGAGCAGAATGCAGGAGACTCCGAGCTGCAACACCCAGCCTTGTCCCA TTGACGGTGGGTGGACGGACTGGGCCGAGCAGTCCCGTACAGCTTGCACCAAGTCATGCGGAACCGGAAACCTGACCGTGACCAAAGTGCGCACGTGCACCAACCCCGCTCCTGCCCATGGCGGCACTTCCTGTTCCGGTTCAAGCAGTATGCAGGAGACGTTGAGCTGCAACACCCAGCCTTGTCCCA TTGACGGTGGATGGACGGACTATGCCGAGCAGTCCCGTACAGCTTGCACAAAGTCATGCGGAACCGGAAACCTGACCGTGACCAAAGTGCGCACGTGCACCAACCCCTCTCCTGCCCATGGCGGCACTTCCTGTTCCGGTTCGAGCAGTATGCAGGAGATCCTCAGCTGCAACACACAGCCGTGTCCCA TTAACGGTGGATGGACGGACTATTCCGAGCAGTCTCGTACAGCTTGCACCAAGTCATGCGGAACCGGAAACCTGACCGTGACCAAAGTGCGCACGTGCACCAACCCAGCTCCTGCCCATGGCGGCGCTTCCTGTCCCGGTTCGAGCAGTATGCAGGAGACTCCGAGCTGCAACACCCAGCCTTGTCCCA TCGACGGAGGCTGGACGGACTGGGAGGACTGGGAGAGCACCAGTAAGTGCACGGTCATGTGCGGTAGTGGAGAGAAGAACCAGACTCGTGACCGCTCCTGCACCAATCCCGAGCCTCGCTATGGCGGCAGCGCATGCGTAGGAGAGGAAAGCGAGAACAGAACCATCGAATGCAATACTGACGATTGTGGAG ACCTGTGCCCCGATCGAGAGAACACGTTCCTCACCGATAATGATGACGAGGAGTACTACTATCACTGTGTGCAAGGTGACAACATCACTGTCTCCACCAAGGCTATCCTTAGGAA ATGCTCAGAGGACACAGTGTGGAGTCCGTCAATGAAGAACTGTGTTCACAAGACAGATGACTCCagcaccaccccctcccccaccccatctTGCACTGATGGCGCCAGGCGCGCTGACCCCGTGAACTGCAC ATTCTACCTGTGGTGCGTTGGTGGAAGTGAGATCCAATACGCATGCGCAGCAGGAACCAAGTTTGACAACTCTATTGGAACTTGCAATACTGCCTCCCTTGTCAGCTGTGAACCCACCAATGGCAAATAA
- the LOC138949334 gene encoding coadhesin-like isoform X2 — protein sequence MRGVLMLVVVALAIPAVHAATCSYTAYTSCGMFGWSRCTRIRYRSCSHGGWSAWTERSRTGCSKTCGLGHQIVTKVRTCTNPAPSGGGRSCSGSSSISETVSCNIRLCPVNGGWSAWNEQSRTACTKSCGTGNQTVTKVRTCTNPAPAHGGRSCVGSSRMQETPSCNTQPCPINGGWTDWTEQFRTACTKSCGTGSQIVTKVRTCTNPSPANNGSFCSGQNSMQETPRCNTQLCPVDGGWTDWAEQSRTACTKSCGTGNLTVTKVRTCTNPAPAHGGTSCSGSSSMQETLSCNTQPCPIDGGWTDYAEQSRTACTKSCGTGNLTVTKVRTCTNPSPAHGGTSCSGSSSMQEILSCNTQPCPINGGWTDYSEQSRTACTKSCGTGNLTVTKVRTCTNPAPAHGGASCPGSSSMQETPSCNTQPCPIDGGWTDWEDWESTSKCTVMCGSGEKNQTRDRSCTNPEPRYGGSACVGEESENRTIECNTDDCGDLCPDRENTFLTDNDDEEYYYHCVQGDNITVSTKAILRKCSEDTVWSPSMKNCVHKTDDSSTTPSPTPSCTDGARRADPVNCTFYLWCVGGSEIQYACAAGTKFDNSIGTCNTASLVSCEPTNGK from the exons ATGAGAGGAGTGTTGATGCTGGTTGTGGTGGCTTTGGCCATCCCAGCTGTCCATGCCGCCAC GTGCAGTTACACTGCCTATACTAGTTGCGGCATGTTCGGGTGGAGTCGGTGtacgag GATACGCTACCGCTCCTGTT CGCACGGTGGATGGTCGGCATGGACCGAGCGGTCCCGTACAGGTTGCAGTAAGACATGTGGACTCGGACACCAGATCGTCACCAAAGTGCGCACGTGCACCAACCCAGCTCCTTCCGGTGGTGGACGTTCCTGTTCCGGTTCGAGCAGTATATCGGAAACGGTCAGCTGCAACATCCGATTGTGTCCTG TTAACGGTGGATGGTCGgcctggaacgagcaatcccgtACAGCTTGCACAAAATCATGCGGAACCGGAAACCAGACCGTGACCAAAGTGCGCACGTGCACCAACCCCGCTCCTGCCCATGGCGGCCGTTCCTGTGTCGGTTCGAGCAGAATGCAGGAGACTCCGAGCTGCAACACCCAGCCTTGTCCCA TTAACGGTGGATGGACAGACTGGACCGAGCAGTTCCGTACAGCTTGCACCAAGTCATGCGGAACCGGAAGCCAGATCGTCACAAAGGTGCGCACGTGCACCAACCCATCTCCTGCCAATAACGGCTCTTTCTGTTCCGGTCAGAACAGTATGCAGGAGACTCCGAGATGCAACACCCAACTTTGTCCCG TTGACGGTGGGTGGACGGACTGGGCCGAGCAGTCCCGTACAGCTTGCACCAAGTCATGCGGAACCGGAAACCTGACCGTGACCAAAGTGCGCACGTGCACCAACCCCGCTCCTGCCCATGGCGGCACTTCCTGTTCCGGTTCAAGCAGTATGCAGGAGACGTTGAGCTGCAACACCCAGCCTTGTCCCA TTGACGGTGGATGGACGGACTATGCCGAGCAGTCCCGTACAGCTTGCACAAAGTCATGCGGAACCGGAAACCTGACCGTGACCAAAGTGCGCACGTGCACCAACCCCTCTCCTGCCCATGGCGGCACTTCCTGTTCCGGTTCGAGCAGTATGCAGGAGATCCTCAGCTGCAACACACAGCCGTGTCCCA TTAACGGTGGATGGACGGACTATTCCGAGCAGTCTCGTACAGCTTGCACCAAGTCATGCGGAACCGGAAACCTGACCGTGACCAAAGTGCGCACGTGCACCAACCCAGCTCCTGCCCATGGCGGCGCTTCCTGTCCCGGTTCGAGCAGTATGCAGGAGACTCCGAGCTGCAACACCCAGCCTTGTCCCA TCGACGGAGGCTGGACGGACTGGGAGGACTGGGAGAGCACCAGTAAGTGCACGGTCATGTGCGGTAGTGGAGAGAAGAACCAGACTCGTGACCGCTCCTGCACCAATCCCGAGCCTCGCTATGGCGGCAGCGCATGCGTAGGAGAGGAAAGCGAGAACAGAACCATCGAATGCAATACTGACGATTGTGGAG ACCTGTGCCCCGATCGAGAGAACACGTTCCTCACCGATAATGATGACGAGGAGTACTACTATCACTGTGTGCAAGGTGACAACATCACTGTCTCCACCAAGGCTATCCTTAGGAA ATGCTCAGAGGACACAGTGTGGAGTCCGTCAATGAAGAACTGTGTTCACAAGACAGATGACTCCagcaccaccccctcccccaccccatctTGCACTGATGGCGCCAGGCGCGCTGACCCCGTGAACTGCAC ATTCTACCTGTGGTGCGTTGGTGGAAGTGAGATCCAATACGCATGCGCAGCAGGAACCAAGTTTGACAACTCTATTGGAACTTGCAATACTGCCTCCCTTGTCAGCTGTGAACCCACCAATGGCAAATAA
- the LOC138949334 gene encoding coadhesin-like isoform X4 → MRGVLMLVVVALAIPAVHAATCSYTAYTSCGMFGWSRCTRIRYRSCSHGGWSAWTERSRTGCSKTCGLGHQIVTKVRTCTNPAPSGGGRSCSGSSSISETVSCNIRLCPGEQINGGWSAWNEQSRTACTKSCGTGNQTVTKVRTCTNPAPAHGGRSCVGSSRMQETPSCNTQPCPIDGGWTDYAEQSRTACTKSCGTGNLTVTKVRTCTNPSPAHGGTSCSGSSSMQEILSCNTQPCPINGGWTDYSEQSRTACTKSCGTGNLTVTKVRTCTNPAPAHGGASCPGSSSMQETPSCNTQPCPIDGGWTDWEDWESTSKCTVMCGSGEKNQTRDRSCTNPEPRYGGSACVGEESENRTIECNTDDCGDLCPDRENTFLTDNDDEEYYYHCVQGDNITVSTKAILRKCSEDTVWSPSMKNCVHKTDDSSTTPSPTPSCTDGARRADPVNCTFYLWCVGGSEIQYACAAGTKFDNSIGTCNTASLVSCEPTNGK, encoded by the exons ATGAGAGGAGTGTTGATGCTGGTTGTGGTGGCTTTGGCCATCCCAGCTGTCCATGCCGCCAC GTGCAGTTACACTGCCTATACTAGTTGCGGCATGTTCGGGTGGAGTCGGTGtacgag GATACGCTACCGCTCCTGTT CGCACGGTGGATGGTCGGCATGGACCGAGCGGTCCCGTACAGGTTGCAGTAAGACATGTGGACTCGGACACCAGATCGTCACCAAAGTGCGCACGTGCACCAACCCAGCTCCTTCCGGTGGTGGACGTTCCTGTTCCGGTTCGAGCAGTATATCGGAAACGGTCAGCTGCAACATCCGATTGTGTCCTGGTGAGCAAA TTAACGGTGGATGGTCGgcctggaacgagcaatcccgtACAGCTTGCACAAAATCATGCGGAACCGGAAACCAGACCGTGACCAAAGTGCGCACGTGCACCAACCCCGCTCCTGCCCATGGCGGCCGTTCCTGTGTCGGTTCGAGCAGAATGCAGGAGACTCCGAGCTGCAACACCCAGCCTTGTCCCA TTGACGGTGGATGGACGGACTATGCCGAGCAGTCCCGTACAGCTTGCACAAAGTCATGCGGAACCGGAAACCTGACCGTGACCAAAGTGCGCACGTGCACCAACCCCTCTCCTGCCCATGGCGGCACTTCCTGTTCCGGTTCGAGCAGTATGCAGGAGATCCTCAGCTGCAACACACAGCCGTGTCCCA TTAACGGTGGATGGACGGACTATTCCGAGCAGTCTCGTACAGCTTGCACCAAGTCATGCGGAACCGGAAACCTGACCGTGACCAAAGTGCGCACGTGCACCAACCCAGCTCCTGCCCATGGCGGCGCTTCCTGTCCCGGTTCGAGCAGTATGCAGGAGACTCCGAGCTGCAACACCCAGCCTTGTCCCA TCGACGGAGGCTGGACGGACTGGGAGGACTGGGAGAGCACCAGTAAGTGCACGGTCATGTGCGGTAGTGGAGAGAAGAACCAGACTCGTGACCGCTCCTGCACCAATCCCGAGCCTCGCTATGGCGGCAGCGCATGCGTAGGAGAGGAAAGCGAGAACAGAACCATCGAATGCAATACTGACGATTGTGGAG ACCTGTGCCCCGATCGAGAGAACACGTTCCTCACCGATAATGATGACGAGGAGTACTACTATCACTGTGTGCAAGGTGACAACATCACTGTCTCCACCAAGGCTATCCTTAGGAA ATGCTCAGAGGACACAGTGTGGAGTCCGTCAATGAAGAACTGTGTTCACAAGACAGATGACTCCagcaccaccccctcccccaccccatctTGCACTGATGGCGCCAGGCGCGCTGACCCCGTGAACTGCAC ATTCTACCTGTGGTGCGTTGGTGGAAGTGAGATCCAATACGCATGCGCAGCAGGAACCAAGTTTGACAACTCTATTGGAACTTGCAATACTGCCTCCCTTGTCAGCTGTGAACCCACCAATGGCAAATAA
- the LOC138949334 gene encoding coadhesin-like isoform X1 has product MRGVLMLVVVALAIPAVHAATCSYTAYTSCGMFGWSRCTRIRYRSCSHGGWSAWTERSRTGCSKTCGLGHQIVTKVRTCTNPAPSGGGRSCSGSSSISETVSCNIRLCPGEQINGGWSAWNEQSRTACTKSCGTGNQTVTKVRTCTNPAPAHGGRSCVGSSRMQETPSCNTQPCPINGGWTDWTEQFRTACTKSCGTGSQIVTKVRTCTNPSPANNGSFCSGQNSMQETPRCNTQLCPVDGGWTDWAEQSRTACTKSCGTGNLTVTKVRTCTNPAPAHGGTSCSGSSSMQETLSCNTQPCPIDGGWTDYAEQSRTACTKSCGTGNLTVTKVRTCTNPSPAHGGTSCSGSSSMQEILSCNTQPCPINGGWTDYSEQSRTACTKSCGTGNLTVTKVRTCTNPAPAHGGASCPGSSSMQETPSCNTQPCPIDGGWTDWEDWESTSKCTVMCGSGEKNQTRDRSCTNPEPRYGGSACVGEESENRTIECNTDDCGDLCPDRENTFLTDNDDEEYYYHCVQGDNITVSTKAILRKCSEDTVWSPSMKNCVHKTDDSSTTPSPTPSCTDGARRADPVNCTFYLWCVGGSEIQYACAAGTKFDNSIGTCNTASLVSCEPTNGK; this is encoded by the exons ATGAGAGGAGTGTTGATGCTGGTTGTGGTGGCTTTGGCCATCCCAGCTGTCCATGCCGCCAC GTGCAGTTACACTGCCTATACTAGTTGCGGCATGTTCGGGTGGAGTCGGTGtacgag GATACGCTACCGCTCCTGTT CGCACGGTGGATGGTCGGCATGGACCGAGCGGTCCCGTACAGGTTGCAGTAAGACATGTGGACTCGGACACCAGATCGTCACCAAAGTGCGCACGTGCACCAACCCAGCTCCTTCCGGTGGTGGACGTTCCTGTTCCGGTTCGAGCAGTATATCGGAAACGGTCAGCTGCAACATCCGATTGTGTCCTGGTGAGCAAA TTAACGGTGGATGGTCGgcctggaacgagcaatcccgtACAGCTTGCACAAAATCATGCGGAACCGGAAACCAGACCGTGACCAAAGTGCGCACGTGCACCAACCCCGCTCCTGCCCATGGCGGCCGTTCCTGTGTCGGTTCGAGCAGAATGCAGGAGACTCCGAGCTGCAACACCCAGCCTTGTCCCA TTAACGGTGGATGGACAGACTGGACCGAGCAGTTCCGTACAGCTTGCACCAAGTCATGCGGAACCGGAAGCCAGATCGTCACAAAGGTGCGCACGTGCACCAACCCATCTCCTGCCAATAACGGCTCTTTCTGTTCCGGTCAGAACAGTATGCAGGAGACTCCGAGATGCAACACCCAACTTTGTCCCG TTGACGGTGGGTGGACGGACTGGGCCGAGCAGTCCCGTACAGCTTGCACCAAGTCATGCGGAACCGGAAACCTGACCGTGACCAAAGTGCGCACGTGCACCAACCCCGCTCCTGCCCATGGCGGCACTTCCTGTTCCGGTTCAAGCAGTATGCAGGAGACGTTGAGCTGCAACACCCAGCCTTGTCCCA TTGACGGTGGATGGACGGACTATGCCGAGCAGTCCCGTACAGCTTGCACAAAGTCATGCGGAACCGGAAACCTGACCGTGACCAAAGTGCGCACGTGCACCAACCCCTCTCCTGCCCATGGCGGCACTTCCTGTTCCGGTTCGAGCAGTATGCAGGAGATCCTCAGCTGCAACACACAGCCGTGTCCCA TTAACGGTGGATGGACGGACTATTCCGAGCAGTCTCGTACAGCTTGCACCAAGTCATGCGGAACCGGAAACCTGACCGTGACCAAAGTGCGCACGTGCACCAACCCAGCTCCTGCCCATGGCGGCGCTTCCTGTCCCGGTTCGAGCAGTATGCAGGAGACTCCGAGCTGCAACACCCAGCCTTGTCCCA TCGACGGAGGCTGGACGGACTGGGAGGACTGGGAGAGCACCAGTAAGTGCACGGTCATGTGCGGTAGTGGAGAGAAGAACCAGACTCGTGACCGCTCCTGCACCAATCCCGAGCCTCGCTATGGCGGCAGCGCATGCGTAGGAGAGGAAAGCGAGAACAGAACCATCGAATGCAATACTGACGATTGTGGAG ACCTGTGCCCCGATCGAGAGAACACGTTCCTCACCGATAATGATGACGAGGAGTACTACTATCACTGTGTGCAAGGTGACAACATCACTGTCTCCACCAAGGCTATCCTTAGGAA ATGCTCAGAGGACACAGTGTGGAGTCCGTCAATGAAGAACTGTGTTCACAAGACAGATGACTCCagcaccaccccctcccccaccccatctTGCACTGATGGCGCCAGGCGCGCTGACCCCGTGAACTGCAC ATTCTACCTGTGGTGCGTTGGTGGAAGTGAGATCCAATACGCATGCGCAGCAGGAACCAAGTTTGACAACTCTATTGGAACTTGCAATACTGCCTCCCTTGTCAGCTGTGAACCCACCAATGGCAAATAA